The Camelus dromedarius isolate mCamDro1 chromosome 1, mCamDro1.pat, whole genome shotgun sequence genome has a window encoding:
- the AMTN gene encoding amelotin produces MKTTILLFCLLGSTLSLPMQLNPTLGLPPAKLVPDQATPLNQQQPNPVFPSLSLIPLTQMLTLGSDLQLLNPGVAPGSQTLPLTLGGLNMKQQLQPQILPVIVAHLGVQGTILSSEELPAAPQIFTGLIFHPLFPGAIQPTSQANPDVQNGILPAAQAGVNSANQGTPRGPLPTPSGTDDDFVVTTPAGIQRGTHTMEETTTPSPNGKFSKPLMCPWAMKVICKVEGEFLP; encoded by the exons ATGAAGACTACGATTCTACTGTTTTGTCTCCTAGGATCAACTCTGTCATTACCA ATGCAGCTCAACCCCACTCTGGGACTTCCTCCAGCAAAGCTGGTTCCAGATCAGGCAACACCACTAAACCAACAGCAGCCAAATCCG GTCTTCCCTTCTTTAAGTCTAATACCATTGACACAGATGCTCACACTGGGGTCAGATCTGCAACTG CTAAATCCTGGGGTGGCACCTGGTTCCCAGACCCTCCCACTGACCCTGGGGGGACTGAACATGAAACAGCAACTACAACCACAG atattaccAGTTATAGTAGCACACCTTGGAGTCCAG ggTACTATCCTAAGCTCAGAagaattg CCAGCAGCCCCACAAATCTTCACAGGCCTTATCTTCCATCCCTTGTTCCCTGGAGCCATCCAGCCCACCAGTCAGGCTAATCCAGATGTCCAGAACGGAATCCTTCCTGCAGCACAAGCAGGAGTAAATTCTGCCAACCAGGGAACGCCACGGGGCCCCCTCCCAACTCCCAGTGGCACAGATGATGACTTTGTAGTGACCACCCCTGCAGGCATCCAAAGGGGCACACACACTATGGAGGAAACCACCACACCATCGCCAAATGGTAAATTCTCCAAGCCGCTCATGTGCCCCTGGGCCATGAAAGTCATCTGCAAAGTGGAAGGAGAGTTCTTGCCTTGA